A genomic region of Trichothermofontia sichuanensis B231 contains the following coding sequences:
- a CDS encoding DUF1517 domain-containing protein encodes MANKLLTIIKPFLKPLLALGLVLALFLGHANSALAASGGRIGGGSFRAPARSFTAPSRSYTAPGGGYYGGGGFGFPFILPFFGFGGGFGGLFSILIVFAIANFLLNTFRNISEEKTIAEVTNPKVSVAKVQVGLLAQARDLQSDLEKLARRADTSTSAGLAEVLQETTLALLRHPEYWVYAGSESQQARLEAAESQFNRLALMERSKFSEETLSNFNSQLKQASSSQLAVAQKAGALASQQPGEYIVVTLLVAAQGQLDLPQVTSPDTLRQALQQIGAVSSDRLLALEVLWAPQAEGDVLTRDDMITMYPNLRLI; translated from the coding sequence ATGGCGAACAAACTGCTGACAATCATTAAGCCCTTCCTCAAACCCCTGTTGGCCCTGGGGTTGGTCCTTGCCCTATTCTTGGGCCATGCCAACAGTGCCCTAGCCGCCAGCGGTGGGCGGATCGGCGGTGGCTCCTTCCGGGCACCTGCACGGAGCTTCACGGCCCCCAGTCGTTCCTATACGGCTCCAGGCGGTGGCTACTATGGCGGTGGTGGCTTTGGATTTCCCTTTATCCTGCCCTTCTTCGGCTTTGGCGGCGGCTTTGGCGGCTTGTTTTCTATCCTCATTGTGTTTGCGATCGCCAACTTTCTGCTGAACACCTTCCGGAATATTTCGGAGGAGAAGACGATCGCTGAGGTCACCAATCCCAAGGTCTCGGTGGCCAAAGTTCAGGTGGGTTTACTGGCCCAAGCACGGGACCTGCAAAGCGACCTGGAAAAACTCGCCCGTCGTGCCGATACCAGTACATCGGCAGGCTTAGCCGAGGTCCTTCAGGAAACCACCCTGGCTCTGTTGCGTCATCCTGAGTACTGGGTCTATGCCGGTTCCGAAAGTCAGCAAGCCCGCCTCGAAGCAGCGGAGTCGCAATTTAACCGGCTAGCCCTCATGGAACGGAGCAAATTCTCCGAAGAAACCCTGTCCAACTTCAACAGCCAACTCAAACAAGCGAGTTCGTCTCAGCTAGCGGTTGCCCAAAAGGCAGGAGCACTCGCCAGTCAACAACCTGGCGAATACATTGTGGTGACACTGCTGGTTGCGGCACAGGGCCAATTGGATCTACCCCAAGTTACCAGTCCTGATACGCTGCGGCAAGCGTTGCAGCAGATTGGGGCAGTTTCAAGCGATCGCCTGCTGGCGTTGGAAGTCCTCTGGGCACCCCAAGCTGAGGGGGATGTCCTGACCCGCGATGACATGATTACGATGTACCCTAATCTGCGGCTCATTTAG
- a CDS encoding AAA family ATPase codes for MSDAAKPFVDNWDYLKVELNWVDRLLQLAVARQRQETKVIDRVAQTKGDRVTSHWWKGLVALEGQVTYDTPPNDHHTAATAPPKIGYQQQLEARIQASYHQGIVLGLPTLRDRLHLTKFEKNLVLLALAPEVNQRHARLYAYLQGQEQAQLPSVNLVLKLLCANDAEWRVAREQLAVASPLRHLGLVELLPASGSALLNRSVKLADALVNYLLAETPTLQQLEDLLHPLSPPAIAPRLPKRIAPSSPGSQPPAPTAHTPGFLPAADTLSQASPGMTASKATQTVLQSCQLPVTWSDLVLPAALMLQLQALTVSELGSERGAELGSELLVPPAVTLHSPSVFPGTIALFTGPPGTGKTTAAAAIAHHWHQPLTWIDLATVHPDAYSDLVATIVNQTPIVLFLRSAHTWFGPRAAIAPTTLAAFCQHRRQVPGLTVLSVPQRSAVRLQWQAGCDRILTFPRPDAMARRHLWQKAFSTTLSPIATLDWHPLAQIPTLSGGEIQQIVQLAASLATVAQSPVVERNHLITALEHWRQRLPPAEIHARHLDQLDWATVVTDLPTPRTPSRRKRPAPRRAKALHSPSISPTESHPPPAIQVLEQTMGE; via the coding sequence ATGAGCGATGCTGCCAAACCCTTTGTCGATAACTGGGACTATTTAAAGGTCGAGCTAAATTGGGTCGATCGCCTCCTGCAACTGGCTGTTGCACGGCAACGTCAGGAAACTAAGGTGATCGATCGCGTTGCCCAGACGAAAGGCGATCGCGTAACCAGTCACTGGTGGAAAGGGTTAGTGGCATTGGAAGGCCAGGTCACCTACGATACCCCCCCCAACGACCATCACACAGCGGCAACTGCACCTCCCAAAATCGGCTATCAGCAACAGCTAGAAGCCCGCATTCAAGCCAGTTATCATCAGGGGATTGTCCTGGGTTTGCCCACCCTGCGCGATCGGCTGCATCTGACGAAGTTTGAGAAAAATCTAGTCCTGCTGGCCCTCGCTCCAGAAGTCAACCAACGCCATGCCCGCCTCTATGCCTACCTGCAAGGTCAGGAGCAAGCCCAATTACCATCGGTGAACCTTGTCCTCAAGCTCTTATGCGCCAATGATGCCGAATGGCGGGTGGCCCGTGAACAGTTGGCAGTGGCTTCTCCCCTGCGCCACTTGGGCCTGGTGGAATTGTTGCCCGCATCGGGGAGTGCCCTGCTCAACCGCTCGGTCAAGCTGGCCGATGCCCTGGTGAACTATCTCTTGGCGGAAACCCCCACGCTCCAGCAGCTAGAAGACCTGCTGCATCCCTTGTCGCCGCCGGCGATCGCGCCGCGCCTCCCCAAGAGAATCGCGCCATCTTCCCCCGGCTCCCAGCCCCCAGCCCCAACCGCCCACACGCCAGGATTCCTCCCCGCTGCCGACACGCTGTCGCAGGCATCCCCTGGAATGACTGCATCCAAGGCAACGCAAACGGTTCTTCAGTCCTGCCAGCTTCCGGTAACCTGGTCCGATCTGGTGTTACCTGCTGCCCTCATGCTACAACTCCAAGCCTTAACGGTGTCTGAATTGGGATCTGAACGGGGGGCTGAATTGGGGTCTGAACTATTGGTCCCGCCTGCGGTAACCCTGCATTCCCCCAGCGTTTTCCCCGGCACGATCGCCCTGTTTACGGGTCCCCCTGGTACGGGTAAAACCACGGCAGCGGCGGCGATCGCTCACCATTGGCATCAACCGCTGACCTGGATTGATTTGGCTACGGTCCACCCTGATGCTTACTCAGACCTTGTGGCGACGATCGTAAACCAGACCCCCATAGTCCTGTTCCTGCGATCGGCTCACACCTGGTTTGGCCCCCGTGCCGCGATCGCCCCCACAACCCTCGCTGCCTTTTGCCAACACCGTCGCCAAGTCCCCGGTTTGACCGTGTTAAGTGTTCCCCAGCGATCGGCAGTACGGTTGCAATGGCAGGCTGGGTGCGATCGTATTCTTACCTTCCCCCGGCCCGACGCAATGGCCCGACGCCACCTCTGGCAAAAAGCTTTTAGCACCACCCTGTCCCCGATCGCCACCCTCGACTGGCATCCCCTCGCCCAAATTCCTACCCTCAGTGGGGGCGAAATCCAGCAAATTGTGCAATTAGCCGCCAGCTTAGCAACGGTTGCCCAGTCCCCAGTGGTTGAGCGCAACCATCTCATCACGGCGCTGGAGCACTGGCGACAACGCCTACCCCCTGCGGAAATCCATGCCCGTCACCTCGATCAACTGGATTGGGCGACCGTGGTCACGGACCTGCCCACCCCCCGCACTCCCTCCCGGCGCAAACGGCCTGCCCCTAGACGAGCCAAGGCGTTGCATTCGCCCAGCATCTCCCCCACAGAATCGCACCCACCGCCAGCAATACAGGTGTTGGAGCAGACAATGGGGGAATAA
- a CDS encoding DUF2949 domain-containing protein, with the protein MPTPKTAQKLDTRFLRFLQEELLISAAAIKMALRYCNNDVHLLPVTLWRYGLVSLEQLDLMFEWLATA; encoded by the coding sequence ATGCCAACCCCAAAAACAGCCCAAAAGTTGGATACCCGGTTCCTTCGGTTTCTCCAAGAAGAACTGCTTATTTCAGCCGCCGCCATCAAGATGGCCCTGCGCTACTGCAATAACGATGTGCATCTTTTACCCGTCACCCTCTGGCGATATGGCCTAGTGTCGCTCGAACAACTCGATTTGATGTTTGAATGGCTAGCCACTGCCTGA
- a CDS encoding Spy/CpxP family protein refolding chaperone, which produces MRPRYLTAAIAALVLTTTSGLIGASYAQTGPQAGPGQAGQWRFPQGSRRESLAKPRMNFTEAQRQQFQAIRQRTREQINAVLTPQQRAQIESRKRGEPINLNLTEAQQSQIHAIRVQARQEMDALLTPEQRRLRDEMWQNWEENRGRPGMGPGMGRGMGPGGMGPGGMGLGGMGLGGMGPGTASPNGR; this is translated from the coding sequence ATGCGTCCACGTTACCTGACCGCTGCGATCGCCGCGCTTGTCCTAACAACGACCTCTGGTTTGATCGGTGCCAGCTATGCCCAAACCGGTCCCCAAGCTGGCCCAGGGCAAGCCGGTCAGTGGCGGTTTCCCCAGGGATCGCGTCGCGAATCGCTTGCCAAACCCCGGATGAACTTCACGGAAGCCCAACGGCAACAATTCCAGGCCATTCGCCAGCGAACCCGTGAGCAAATCAATGCGGTGCTAACCCCACAACAACGCGCCCAAATCGAATCCCGGAAACGGGGAGAACCGATCAATTTGAACCTGACGGAAGCCCAGCAAAGTCAAATTCATGCTATCCGGGTTCAGGCTCGCCAGGAGATGGATGCCCTGCTCACGCCAGAGCAACGTCGGCTACGGGATGAAATGTGGCAGAACTGGGAAGAAAACCGAGGCCGACCAGGAATGGGACCTGGGATGGGCCGGGGTATGGGACCGGGAGGCATGGGACCGGGAGGCATGGGATTGGGAGGCATGGGATTGGGAGGCATGGGACCAGGCACGGCATCCCCCAATGGCCGCTAG
- a CDS encoding ATP-binding protein encodes MTPDSSSSVEQLIHLSATISTLLVQPDPLLARLDQVAQTLLATFKDGRIYIWAFDTQSNFLELQAIAGKHEQLNYFASQIPLGISLIGRIAQTGQPYFSHDVAHDICINLSPDALEPHLKAFVGYPLLVNDRLVGVMALLLPCPLTTSIQIALQGVAACLALAIEAARTQEELLDRREILLFRLANQIRNSLDIDTILDVAVHEIRQLLGIDRCHFLWCWTTPEADPGAATPQALLAITHEDKREELASLIGECSPEQLAILWPYIANFQILRVEDIEQATDLDANLQALLLDWGMTAQLLLPVETRSGQMGAIVCSHSRGPRRWQDSEIQLLQAVTTQLAIAIDQAELYAQTRAAATAAQTQAHQLAEALGYLRKTQSQLIQSEKMSSLGHLVAGIAHEINNPVNFISGNLTHASDYFQDLQHLIQLYQEYYPEPAPEIQAYAEEIDLEFLLDDLSKLLTSMHVGTERIRQIVLSLRNFSRLDEAEVKPVNLHEGIDSTLLILQGRLKAKGAWSGIEVQRCYGNLPLIECYASQLNQVFMNLLSNAIDALMDRPEPRRIKITTDVGVAEADPTTKVARIIIEDNGTGMPENVRQRIFDPFFTTKPVGQGTGLGLAISYQIVVEKHHGWIHCTSTPGEGTTFTIEIPVRRP; translated from the coding sequence TTGACTCCTGATTCCTCGTCCTCTGTCGAACAACTGATTCATCTGAGTGCCACCATCAGTACGCTCTTGGTGCAACCCGATCCCCTTTTAGCACGTCTTGATCAGGTGGCTCAAACTTTATTGGCAACTTTTAAGGATGGCCGCATCTACATCTGGGCTTTTGATACCCAGAGCAATTTCCTGGAGCTTCAGGCGATCGCGGGTAAACATGAACAACTCAACTACTTTGCCAGCCAAATTCCCCTGGGCATTTCCCTCATTGGTCGCATTGCCCAAACGGGTCAGCCCTACTTCAGTCACGATGTTGCCCACGATATTTGTATTAACCTTTCCCCAGATGCCCTAGAGCCACACCTGAAGGCTTTTGTTGGCTATCCCCTGCTGGTGAACGATCGTTTGGTGGGGGTGATGGCTCTGTTGTTGCCCTGTCCCCTGACGACGAGTATCCAAATTGCCCTACAAGGGGTGGCGGCTTGTTTAGCCCTCGCGATCGAGGCGGCCCGCACCCAAGAAGAACTCCTGGATCGGCGCGAAATCCTGCTCTTTCGTCTGGCCAATCAAATTCGCAACTCCCTGGATATCGATACGATTTTGGATGTGGCCGTCCATGAGATTCGCCAATTGTTAGGCATTGATCGCTGTCACTTCCTGTGGTGTTGGACAACCCCGGAGGCGGATCCTGGAGCCGCTACTCCCCAGGCCCTCCTAGCGATTACCCATGAAGATAAACGGGAAGAACTGGCTAGCCTGATTGGGGAGTGTTCCCCAGAACAATTGGCGATTCTGTGGCCCTATATTGCCAATTTCCAAATTTTACGAGTGGAGGATATTGAGCAAGCAACGGACTTGGATGCTAACCTCCAGGCGCTGTTACTGGACTGGGGCATGACCGCCCAACTGTTGCTCCCAGTGGAAACCCGATCGGGGCAAATGGGGGCGATCGTCTGTAGCCATAGCAGGGGTCCCCGGAGGTGGCAGGACAGTGAAATACAACTGCTACAGGCGGTAACCACTCAACTGGCGATCGCGATCGATCAGGCCGAACTCTATGCCCAAACCCGCGCGGCAGCAACAGCCGCCCAAACCCAGGCCCACCAATTAGCGGAAGCACTGGGCTACCTGCGTAAAACCCAATCCCAGTTGATCCAAAGCGAAAAAATGTCTAGCTTAGGGCATTTAGTGGCTGGGATTGCCCACGAGATTAATAATCCTGTGAACTTTATTAGTGGGAATCTGACCCATGCCAGTGATTATTTCCAAGATCTACAACACTTGATTCAACTCTATCAAGAGTACTATCCAGAGCCGGCACCTGAAATCCAGGCCTATGCTGAAGAAATCGACCTGGAGTTTTTGCTCGACGATCTATCAAAACTCTTGACTTCCATGCATGTGGGAACCGAACGGATTCGCCAAATTGTCCTGTCGTTGCGTAACTTCTCCCGGCTGGATGAGGCTGAGGTTAAACCAGTAAATCTGCACGAGGGGATCGATAGCACACTGTTGATTTTGCAGGGGCGTCTGAAGGCCAAAGGCGCCTGGTCTGGTATTGAAGTCCAACGATGCTATGGTAATTTACCACTCATTGAATGCTATGCGAGCCAGCTTAATCAGGTCTTTATGAATCTGTTAAGCAATGCGATCGATGCCCTGATGGATCGACCTGAACCCCGACGAATTAAGATTACAACCGATGTGGGAGTTGCTGAGGCCGATCCAACGACAAAAGTTGCCAGGATTATCATCGAGGATAACGGCACTGGGATGCCTGAAAATGTGCGCCAGCGGATCTTTGATCCCTTTTTCACCACTAAGCCGGTAGGGCAAGGGACGGGCTTAGGGCTGGCCATTAGCTATCAAATTGTGGTCGAAAAACATCATGGGTGGATTCACTGCACCTCGACACCGGGGGAAGGCACCACATTTACGATCGAGATCCCCGTGCGCCGTCCTTGA
- a CDS encoding ATP-binding protein, translated as MIAWRHFFPARVSPKTTVLDEQNQFLPLLLQHIPLAIAIFDREMRYICASDNWCHTYNLKPQTLIGRSHYELFPEISDRWRAIHQRCLAGATETCDLDPFPRADGSVDWVKWAIHPWYAAPGQVGGLVMITEVITDREAKYRHLIENLHAGVVVHAPDTRILLCNTKACELLGLTLEQMLGKTAIDPVWHFAYEDGRPMPQSAYPVNQVIASGQPLKNLVVGIHRPQITGCTWVLVNAFPEVDAQQSLRQVVVTFIDITEVKQAEAFLAQQAAQERLLSLMAKRIRRSLDLSTILNTTAQEVGQFLQVDQVTIYRLTNPNRGQMMAMAGLSAVAPGGPVLPPSRLATGELATDQSLSLTDPQGQRRSLMEPQIIDDCHGYQGGLVAAPVAALLTVPIAWAPMAWGVLVAQHRQPRSWQAAEIQVITQLLDQVGIAIQQSELYQQVQTLNWRLEQEVQERTAQLQRSLDFEALLKRITDKVRDSLDERNIFSTVVHELAEGLRTYSCDSDIFDLAHQTTTIQYEYIRHSMPSALGKVVQMADFPGLYELLLQGQTLQFCWLPSGNPVHRVQQPLVSLACPISDNQQCLGSIWLYRSADQPFDTLEVQLVEQVANQCAIAIRQARLYSEVQAQVQELERLHHLKDDFLSTVSHELRTPISNIKMATQMLELGLQQAQTESATCPRLHQYLQILKDEGKRELALINDLLDLSRLEAESEPLTLTDLELTLWLPYLLEGFVDRVASQHQSLHVQLPNTLPLLNTDATFLERVLMELLNNACKYTPAEGKIIVTASAQSEVMQISVQNTGVEIAPEELTHIFDKFYRIRQHDIWKLGGTGLGLTLVKKLIDRLGGDIYVQSSDNQVTFTIHLPLQPVV; from the coding sequence ATGATTGCTTGGCGACATTTCTTCCCTGCCAGGGTGTCCCCTAAAACCACCGTGCTCGATGAACAGAACCAGTTTCTCCCACTTTTGCTCCAGCATATCCCCCTAGCGATCGCGATTTTTGATCGGGAGATGCGCTATATCTGCGCGTCGGATAATTGGTGCCATACCTATAACCTAAAACCCCAAACCCTCATCGGTCGATCGCACTACGAGCTGTTTCCCGAAATTTCTGATCGTTGGCGGGCTATTCACCAACGGTGCCTAGCTGGAGCGACTGAAACCTGTGACCTTGACCCCTTTCCCCGTGCCGATGGTTCAGTCGATTGGGTCAAGTGGGCCATTCATCCCTGGTATGCGGCTCCTGGCCAAGTGGGTGGTCTGGTCATGATCACCGAAGTCATTACCGATCGTGAAGCTAAATATCGACACCTGATTGAAAACCTCCATGCGGGGGTGGTGGTTCATGCCCCCGATACGCGAATTTTGCTGTGTAACACCAAGGCTTGTGAACTCCTTGGCTTAACCTTAGAACAAATGCTAGGGAAAACAGCGATCGATCCGGTCTGGCATTTTGCCTATGAAGATGGTAGGCCCATGCCCCAGTCTGCCTATCCCGTGAATCAGGTGATTGCCAGCGGCCAACCCTTAAAAAACCTTGTCGTTGGTATTCACCGCCCCCAGATCACAGGGTGTACATGGGTGCTGGTGAATGCCTTCCCAGAAGTTGACGCCCAGCAGTCCTTACGCCAGGTTGTCGTCACCTTTATTGATATAACGGAGGTTAAGCAGGCAGAAGCCTTCCTGGCGCAACAGGCGGCCCAGGAACGGTTGCTCAGCCTGATGGCCAAACGCATTCGCCGATCGCTGGATCTGAGTACCATCCTTAATACCACTGCCCAGGAAGTGGGCCAATTTCTACAGGTCGATCAGGTGACAATCTATCGCCTGACAAACCCCAACCGGGGGCAAATGATGGCGATGGCCGGTCTGTCCGCAGTAGCCCCTGGTGGTCCAGTTTTACCCCCCTCCCGACTCGCGACGGGGGAATTGGCAACCGACCAATCCTTATCCCTTACTGATCCCCAGGGCCAGCGGCGATCGCTCATGGAGCCACAAATCATTGATGACTGTCATGGCTATCAGGGGGGGCTAGTGGCAGCCCCCGTTGCGGCCCTACTCACAGTCCCGATCGCCTGGGCACCAATGGCATGGGGTGTCCTCGTCGCGCAACATCGGCAACCCCGTTCCTGGCAAGCGGCTGAGATTCAGGTAATCACACAACTGCTAGATCAGGTTGGAATTGCCATCCAACAATCAGAACTGTATCAACAGGTCCAAACCCTCAACTGGCGTTTAGAACAAGAAGTCCAGGAACGGACGGCCCAACTTCAGCGATCGCTCGACTTTGAAGCTCTCCTCAAGCGGATTACCGATAAGGTTCGGGATAGCCTGGACGAACGTAATATTTTCAGTACGGTCGTGCACGAGCTAGCCGAGGGATTGCGTACCTATAGTTGTGACTCGGACATTTTTGATTTAGCCCATCAGACGACAACGATTCAGTATGAATATATTCGCCATTCTATGCCCTCTGCCTTAGGGAAAGTGGTACAAATGGCTGATTTTCCCGGCCTCTACGAGTTACTGCTCCAAGGGCAAACCTTGCAATTTTGCTGGCTGCCTAGCGGTAACCCTGTTCATCGGGTGCAGCAACCCCTCGTTAGCCTTGCCTGCCCAATTAGCGACAATCAACAGTGTTTAGGATCGATCTGGCTGTATCGATCAGCCGATCAGCCCTTTGATACGCTGGAAGTCCAGTTAGTTGAACAGGTAGCCAACCAATGCGCGATCGCGATTCGCCAAGCCCGACTGTATAGCGAGGTCCAGGCTCAAGTTCAGGAATTGGAACGCTTACATCACCTAAAAGACGATTTTCTGAGTACCGTTTCCCATGAGTTGCGTACCCCCATCTCCAACATCAAGATGGCAACTCAAATGTTAGAACTGGGCCTACAACAGGCGCAAACGGAGTCAGCGACCTGTCCACGTCTGCATCAATACTTGCAAATTCTCAAAGATGAGGGAAAACGTGAACTAGCGTTGATTAACGATTTGTTAGATCTGTCTCGGCTAGAGGCGGAATCAGAACCATTAACATTAACAGATCTGGAGCTAACCCTCTGGCTACCCTATCTCCTGGAGGGATTTGTCGATCGCGTTGCCAGTCAGCACCAGTCGTTACACGTACAGTTACCCAATACGCTACCGCTTTTAAATACCGATGCTACGTTCTTAGAACGAGTGCTCATGGAACTGTTGAATAACGCGTGTAAGTACACCCCCGCCGAAGGCAAAATTATCGTCACTGCCAGTGCCCAGTCTGAGGTAATGCAAATTTCAGTACAAAATACGGGGGTTGAAATTGCCCCAGAGGAACTCACCCATATTTTTGATAAGTTTTATCGAATTCGCCAGCACGATATCTGGAAACTGGGAGGTACGGGGTTAGGTTTAACGTTAGTGAAGAAATTAATCGATCGCCTGGGGGGAGATATTTATGTTCAAAGTTCAGATAATCAAGTTACCTTTACCATTCACTTGCCGCTGCAACCGGTGGTTTGA
- a CDS encoding SDR family oxidoreductase, whose amino-acid sequence MRFQDQTIVITGASMGIGRALAIALAARGAKLALAARSAEALAETVQLCEAAGGTAIAVPTDITEPTACQALIQQTIQTFGQLDCLVNNAALSMIAPFEQVQDLSAFEQVMRVNYLGAVACTYYALPHLKASQGLVVAISSLCGKTGIPTRSAYVASKHALQGFFDTLRIELRGTGVAVLVVSPGFVATGIRQRALNSQGQPWGDSPRDESRNTQSIAACVSQIVRGMERRQREVITTPKGQLLTWIKLVAPDLVDWLAVQATLPLSPRRS is encoded by the coding sequence ATGCGCTTTCAAGATCAAACGATCGTGATCACGGGGGCTTCGATGGGCATTGGCCGTGCCTTAGCGATCGCCCTGGCTGCCCGTGGAGCCAAGTTAGCCCTAGCCGCCCGCAGTGCTGAGGCGTTGGCGGAAACGGTTCAGTTGTGTGAAGCAGCCGGGGGAACCGCGATCGCCGTGCCGACAGATATCACCGAGCCAACGGCCTGTCAGGCCCTGATCCAGCAAACCATCCAGACCTTTGGTCAGCTTGACTGCCTTGTCAATAATGCAGCCCTGTCGATGATCGCCCCTTTTGAGCAGGTGCAAGACCTGTCAGCGTTTGAACAAGTGATGCGGGTGAATTACCTGGGGGCAGTGGCCTGCACCTATTACGCTTTACCCCATCTGAAGGCCAGTCAGGGATTAGTCGTGGCGATCTCCTCCCTGTGTGGAAAGACAGGTATCCCAACGCGATCGGCCTATGTGGCCAGTAAACACGCTCTGCAAGGTTTTTTTGATACCCTCCGTATCGAATTGCGGGGAACCGGGGTGGCAGTATTAGTGGTATCGCCCGGGTTTGTAGCTACGGGTATCCGGCAACGGGCACTGAATAGTCAGGGGCAGCCCTGGGGGGACAGCCCCCGTGATGAAAGCCGCAATACCCAATCGATCGCCGCCTGTGTGAGCCAGATTGTCCGTGGGATGGAGCGTCGCCAGCGGGAAGTCATCACGACGCCGAAAGGGCAACTCCTGACCTGGATCAAACTGGTGGCTCCTGACTTGGTGGATTGGCTAGCGGTCCAGGCAACCCTGCCTCTCTCCCCCCGTCGATCGTAA
- a CDS encoding AAA family ATPase, whose amino-acid sequence MNELFKGFEQLLELAKTLEEKAERGELKTEFQINSRAFSSIPRQTRPSPAAGPPFTVKRGGASAATGPSAPNPASSAAEPVPIMTPPPVSASPNQPAPALGLSLQDVGGLAPVLAELKELVALPLKRPDLLQQLGLEPPRGVLLVGPPGTGKTLTARALAQDLGVNYIAIAGPEVMGKYYGEAEARLRSLFEQAARSAPCLIFIDEVDSLAPDRSKVEGEVEKRLVAQLLSLMDGFAQTQGVVVLAATNRPDHIDPALRRPGRFDREVQFRVPDRDGRLEILRILTRTMPLETTVDLLAIADLAVGFVGADLKALCQKAAYATLRRSVPSLEAPSPATLAVTQADFLAALREVKPSVLRSVSVETPDVPWEEIGGLETIKQTLRESVEGALLYPELYQQTKAKAPRGILLWGPPGTGKTLLAKAVASQARANFIAVNGPELLSCWVGASEQAVREIFARARHAAPCVVFIDEIDTLAPARGRYSGDSGVSDRVVGQLLTELDGVQPQSQIVVIGATNRPDSLDPALLRAGRLELQLKVDLPDREGRLAILQVHNSDRPLDGISLADWADQTAGWNGADLAHLSNQAALAAIRRYRSQGQTDPTLIQITTQDFQQAFMSISQQRSP is encoded by the coding sequence ATGAACGAGCTGTTTAAGGGATTTGAGCAGTTACTGGAACTCGCCAAAACCCTGGAGGAAAAGGCTGAACGGGGGGAACTGAAAACGGAATTCCAAATCAATTCACGCGCGTTCAGCAGCATTCCCCGTCAAACCAGACCGTCACCTGCCGCAGGGCCACCTTTTACGGTTAAGCGGGGGGGAGCGAGTGCCGCAACTGGCCCATCGGCTCCCAATCCGGCCTCATCCGCCGCTGAGCCAGTCCCGATCATGACTCCCCCGCCTGTCTCGGCCAGTCCAAATCAGCCTGCGCCGGCGTTGGGACTCTCCCTGCAGGACGTGGGGGGCTTAGCGCCAGTCTTGGCTGAGCTGAAAGAATTGGTCGCCCTCCCCCTCAAACGCCCGGATTTGCTCCAGCAACTAGGTCTCGAACCGCCGCGTGGGGTGTTGCTGGTGGGACCGCCGGGGACGGGGAAAACGCTCACGGCCCGTGCCCTAGCCCAAGATTTAGGGGTAAACTACATCGCGATCGCTGGTCCGGAGGTCATGGGCAAATACTATGGCGAAGCTGAAGCCCGTCTGCGCAGCCTGTTTGAGCAAGCTGCCCGCTCGGCCCCCTGTTTGATTTTTATTGATGAAGTCGATAGCCTTGCCCCCGATCGCAGCAAAGTCGAAGGGGAAGTGGAAAAACGCCTAGTAGCTCAATTGCTCAGCCTGATGGATGGCTTTGCCCAAACCCAGGGAGTGGTTGTACTGGCTGCGACCAATCGGCCCGATCACATTGACCCAGCCCTGCGTCGTCCGGGCCGCTTCGATCGCGAGGTGCAATTCCGGGTCCCCGATCGCGACGGTCGCCTGGAGATTTTGCGCATCCTGACGCGGACGATGCCCCTAGAGACAACCGTGGATCTGCTAGCGATCGCCGATCTAGCGGTGGGGTTTGTTGGAGCCGATCTCAAGGCCCTGTGTCAAAAAGCCGCCTATGCCACCCTGCGGCGATCAGTGCCCTCTCTGGAAGCCCCATCACCCGCAACGTTAGCCGTTACCCAAGCCGATTTCCTGGCTGCCCTGCGGGAGGTGAAACCCTCGGTGCTGCGATCAGTGAGCGTGGAAACGCCGGATGTGCCCTGGGAGGAAATTGGTGGTTTGGAGACCATCAAGCAAACCCTGCGCGAATCCGTCGAGGGTGCGCTGCTCTATCCCGAACTTTATCAACAGACCAAGGCCAAGGCTCCCCGTGGTATTTTGTTGTGGGGGCCGCCAGGGACGGGCAAAACCCTGTTGGCCAAGGCGGTGGCCTCCCAGGCACGGGCGAACTTCATTGCAGTCAATGGCCCGGAACTGCTGAGCTGTTGGGTGGGCGCATCCGAACAGGCCGTGCGAGAAATTTTTGCTAGGGCACGGCATGCCGCTCCCTGTGTTGTGTTTATTGATGAGATTGATACCTTGGCTCCGGCCCGTGGGCGTTACAGTGGCGATTCCGGGGTCAGCGATCGTGTCGTTGGTCAATTACTAACTGAGTTAGACGGCGTTCAGCCCCAGAGCCAGATTGTGGTGATTGGGGCAACAAACCGCCCGGATAGTCTTGATCCAGCCCTCCTGCGTGCCGGTCGGTTGGAATTGCAGCTCAAGGTCGATCTGCCCGATCGCGAGGGGCGTCTGGCTATTTTGCAGGTCCACAACAGCGATCGGCCCCTAGATGGCATCTCCCTAGCCGACTGGGCCGATCAAACCGCTGGATGGAATGGCGCGGATTTAGCCCACCTGAGTAATCAAGCCGCGCTAGCAGCGATTCGGCGCTATCGCAGCCAAGGGCAAACTGATCCTACCCTCATCCAGATTACCACCCAGGATTTTCAACAAGCCTTTATGAGCATTAGCCAACAGCGATCGCCTTGA